The Harmonia axyridis chromosome 3, icHarAxyr1.1, whole genome shotgun sequence nucleotide sequence GTGAGTGAAGAAATCGAGGAAGAGGTTATGTACATCTACGGAGAAGGTTCAGGTTGCGATTCACAGACAGGAAATGAAAAGGAACAGACTACAACACCGGAAACTGATAAATCTAAAAATAGTGATGCTTGCACCTTGCAAACTTCTAAATTGAACACCAGTGAAGCCCCACACAAAGTTCCTATAGATAGCGTTAATATAGATACAATAATAGATTCTAAGACTGAGAGTGAAATCCCCGATAAAAGTGAAAAACAAAAGGAGGAGAATGCTTCTCCTGTTAAGATGCAATTTTTCTTTGGTCCCGGTTCTCTAAACATCAAACCAAATCCGTTATTGAACACAAGTGCATCTGAAGACGAAACTGAAAAACCTGATAGCAACAACGGTTCAGTTCTGGAAGAAAACAAAGAGAAAAAAGAGGCAAATGGTGAATATCAAGGTGCAGGTGATAATGTGGAAATCGAAGAAAAAGTAGGGGACATTTCAGGACAAGAAGAAAATAAAGTGCCTTCGTCCAAATGTTCTGAATCTCCGGATACAGAACAGAAAaccgaaaataataaaacagaagaaacaaataaaaatgattcGGTGCATGAGGAAATCGAAGAAGAGAACTCGTCTTTCAAAGAGCAAGTTGAGACTGTTGGTGAAAAAGATGAACCCGAAGAGGATGAAGCTAACGTAAGGGAAGAATTAATAAATGCGAAAATTGTGGAAGAATCTGAAAATGACAAATCAGAAGAAGCTAACTCTGAAACAATTGAGTCATCACAAACGAACGAGTTGAGCTTGAAGCAGGAAAATTCAAAGGAAGATGAACAAACTTCAAAAGAAGCAGAGACACTAAAAGAAGTGGAATCATCTGAAGAAAATGTTCAACAAAAAACTAACAGTACTGAAGGAGATAATACTGAAGGAAGTGAAAAGGAAGAGGACAAAATAACAGAACCAGAAAAAACAGAAGAGAGTCCACAAAAAGACGAGGTGGATGAATCAACTAAAGATAAAAAAGATGTTGAAGAGTGTAAATCAGTAACTGGTGATGTCACTGTTGAAGATAAAGAAGATGAGAGTAAAGAACTCAAAAAAGGCGGCGAAAGTGAAGCAACCGATGATAAAACATTCGGAATTCAAGAAACACAAAAAAACATCGGTGATACAGAAGATGCATCTGACGAAACAGAAGGAGCAGGAGATAAGATTGAACAAACAGAAGTCGATAAAGAGAAGAAGGATGATGAAGACAAGGAAGAAATTAAAGTAACTGAACCagttgaagaaaaagaagaggaGAAATCGAAAACTCAAGGTCCACCTTCGAAAAGAAAAAGGGGGGCTCGCAAAACCGCAGCCTCCAATGACTCGATTATTGAAGAAGACATGCATCCTCGAAAAAAGATACCGGTGGAGAAAAAGAAAACGGGACCGCAAAAAGCCGCCGAAGAAAAGGATGACGATATAGAGGGTAATGATAAGAAAGAAGTGACCGAAACACGTTCAATCAGACAGACGAGAAATACAAGATCCGCTGCTGTTCCAACACCTGTTGTAGCCCCTCGGCCTAAAGGAAGACCTAAAAAAGTTACTGCGAAGGCAACCAAGAGTGACGAAGCTGATTCTCCTGCACCTTTGGAATCCGTGACGATAATCGATACAGATAACAGTAACACGGCTGGAGAAAACCCTGAGAAAGATCCTCTAGCCGTGTCTGAAGAAGAGGCAGACAATGCCCAGCAGGCCACTCCATCCATAACCGGCTTTTCGTTCGACTACAATCCGAGCAGTCCCGCCGTTGAGGAGCCTAAAAGAAGTCTTCGCAAACGGGGTAGGGAGAGCTTGGAAGTGGAAGCGCCAGAGAAGGAAATCAAGAGGCCTAAAACGAAGGGAAAGAGATTGTTGGGTCAGACCCTGAGAAAGAGTGTGGAAGAACGAAGGCAGCAAGTTGGAGAAGCAAGTAGCGACGAGAATGATTTGCCTAAAAAGGGGACGAAGGCGAAGGGTCTCAAGAAGGCACCAGCCAAGAAAAAGATGTCAACGCCGTCTGTGTCGGATAGTGACAACGCTTCTCAGAAGTCTGAGGCTAAGGTGAAGAGGGGAACTAAAACTAGTGAGTATtgtaatttaaataaatataaagtgTGAAAGTTTTTGGGGGTGATGAAAATTAAAGGGGGTTGTGCATGAATATATATTCTGTGAATGGAATCGAAAAATTCTATGAGGCTGTAACGTTTTCTTTATTGGTAGAACGTGCTCATAAAAtacaatttcaagaaaaaataaaaataattcaggtcgATGGCCATCAATAAACTTTTCTctctaaaaataattttctttttctaattctgtggctCCTCCGTTCATTCTGTCATATCTCAGGTTCACCATTTTACCGAAGATCACCTATTTAAACTATGCGTAGTTTAATAATCACTAATTTCGaatcaaattattcaaagaagTTGCAACAATGTTATTCTACTTAAGgggttttttttcaatgagttaCACCATCTTAAAATCAAGACCTTCGAAAATACCCtatatttgtatttattgtCATTCTTATATTTAGGATTTTAATATATCTGTTCAACTTAtttaaatttcatcatttttacaGCTCGTTTACTCAAAAATCTGGGGGTGAAAGATGAAGATATGTCTTCAATTGCTGACTCAACAGCTCCTGTTCGACAGTCTAGACGTATTGCCCAAATCAAGATTAAAGAGGAAGCGACAAGAAGACGTGTGGACGATGATGATGGTTCTtctaaaaagaaaaagaagaaatcagaTGATAAGGTAAAGAAGATGTagttaattttgaaataaagtttattatttgtGTTTGTCTTGATAAGAATTCATACTCTTTTATAAATTACTGATTTATTTAGAAATAAAAGttgttttctgaaaaaaatatggaGTTTCTTTGCAAAGGGTGTTAGAAGTGAATGAAAAACAGGTTGAATCTGTTTTTTGTGTTCAATAGAGTTTAGTTTATCTGGAATAGTTCCAATCTTGAATAATCACAACAGTGCTGTATAATAGAATTGCTGATAATAGAATTAAATTTAGAAAACGCCATAGTCAATAGTCGATTAGAAATACATGTACTTCGTATCAATAGAaacggttgaaatatatgtgcCGGTGTTGGTAGTGATTTGGTGCTGTGGGGGTTGGCTACACTTATgtctattctataaaaaaaaaaaaaatggacttGTATATTGTAACACATCTGtatattgtaataaattttgttTGTAATGCACATaaccttaaattttttttgttgaatcatTAGTAGTGTCCTTCAAAAGTCAAACTGAATCATTCTATCCGTAGGATTTTAAAGTGGGCAAGAGAAAACGAATAGAAGAGGAAGTGAAGCCAGCTCCTACGCCACCGATGGTCgtcgaaaaaaagagaaagaagaagaacaaaCATCAAAAGATATCGATAGGTTGGAAATCGAGCAGCGAAGATAGTTGTGACTATTCGTGTCAGGATGAAGAGGAAGTGAGTGAGTATGAAGAACATCATGAGGAGGAGCCCCTTCAGTTTAAATCCGATCATGAATTTTCACCCGAGAGTGATTTGGAGTGCGATGAACCTTTGCCACTTAAGAGGGCTAGAACAGTGAGAAAAGGTAAGTTAGTGAGCTATTTAGCATGTTACTGACTCGGTAAGAATAATACCAGAAGATGATTTCAAtccaaattttaatgaaaaacttTCTGcagagtatacagggtgttcctaatatggaggtacaaaggaaaagaAGAGATTCCTTGCATGATTTTAAggaaaaagttctataaacatgtatccgcaaacgctttgtttccgaggtacaggttgtttcttgtGTTCctactttttttgtgatgattgtaccagtttatcgaatcataCTTCACTACAGATTGGGTTAAtaggtaccaaaacttataattaatttattcatcacagctaacCAAATGGATCTTTgtcataatttgaattttcctgaggattactaaagaattctttgaaatttttccctCAAAaacggtagcagatacgacaaaactacaaaaaaccaaaaattgtaGCACTAgtccaaagtttctttttacatttttctaaactacaaTGGCCcactaaaaaaaagttctggagaaaagaagcgggttctgttccagaaaaaaatatcaccctgtaaatttgcattcaaaattagcaaataACATGATGAatactttgaattgcaatatcTATGTCGAATTCAAAGTAagtatcttgtgaagggaaggtgctatgagaaaaaaatttgaaaaataatcaagctctaacaccctgtatcttgaaaacaaagcgtttgtttATAGAActtatttttctaaaaatgatTTAAGTAATTggttattttcgtttgtacgctCTGTATTGCTTGATCTTGTCTAGCTTCTCATCTAATCTATTCAAAATCATACACTTATTCAATGTTTCAACGAATCTGGCATTCTCAATGACACACTAGAAGACGAGGTTAATCTGTATTGTAATATCAATAGGTTTCTGAAATTATCTTTGAATCTTCGAAGTGATggccaatagaaaaaaaaattagctaGGAAATTTCGGACTTTCTAGCAGTAGTCTAGTCGTTTTTCTACCGACGTTTCGCCTCCAACTGCAGTAGGCATCTTCATGGCTTTCTAAGTTGTAGATTGTAAACCGGCACTGGATTACGTCGAACTTATTGTTCTTGCCTAGGTCTGGGTAAGTCTGGGAATTTAAACTCTACCCATTAGGTGGGACGAGGATAGGTAGTTAATCTCCTCCACTTATGAGTGATTTAGTTCAAATGCGACCTATTGGTGGTAACCAGAAGGTAGAGGATATCTTAAGACTGGAAAAGTTCAAATCTATCGAAAGATTCAAACAACATTAGCAGGACAGAAGAGACACCAATCGTCCATAGCGCTTGTTTAACAGCACTCAAATCCAATCAGCCAGAAGTGGAGAGTATGAACCACCTAACCTAACCCCAACTAATGTATAACACAGTATCCAGACAATAACAATAAGCTTAGTGTCCAATTACAATCTACAACCCAGAAAACCTCTGAAGTTTCCTACCACAATTATATGCGAATTGTCAGAataaaaaccggaattttctaACTCAATTATAACAATTTTGGGTTTGTAGAAGAATCAGACGATGAGCCAGATGAAGAGTTTCCATGTCAAAAATGCGGTAAATCAGATCACCCAGAATGGATACTTCTTTGCGATAAGTGCGACAATGGATGGCACTGTTCCTGTTTGAGACCAGCACTATTTGTCATTCCCGAAGGAGATTGGTACTGTCCCAGTTGCCAACACGTAAGTAACAAATATTACATACACAGTATTGGCAACGATACATCTTGATCATGAAAATCGAGACTGGAGATCACTTAATTTCATAGCTCATGCTCAACGTGCACTCTTAAtctggaaaatttgaaattcgttTGGGACCATCTACGGCccaaaccgaatttttttttttttatacgcatctctcgggaaaagactgagcttataacgccctttcaagcgccccgagatgaatttagaagaaatcggtttgtgcgtgtcttaaactgctgtAAGTTGTACTCacaacaaatttcattaaaatcggatAACAATTGTAGAAGTAAAGAATCGATAGACACAAAACCAAGCTGCTCAGGATAGACTTAAATGCATTtagcaagtttttttttaaatcagagtaaagaataatttttcatttcgaagcTTTTGTTAAATCCCTAAACAATCTGTTTTACCTGTTCAAAACccacattgttttttcatgACAGGAAACTCTGAAAGAGAATCTCAGCCAGAAGCTGATCGAGTATGACAAGCTGATGGTGAAGAAGGAGATGGAAGATCGCCGAAAAGAAAGGTTGGCCTACGTCGGTATAAGTTTGAACAACGTGCTTCCTGCCAAAGACAAGAAAGAGAAGAAATCTCACAAATCTTCAGAATCCGATGAAAGCTCTAGGGGTAACACACCATCCGCTTCTGAGGAAAGCGACAGTGATGAGCCAATTTATCAGCTTCGGCAGAGGCGACAGGCTCACAGCTACAAATTCCAGGATTATGACGATCTCATCAACTCTGCTTTGCAGGTAAGAAAGAGAAATCATTTATGTTGTAATTTCATTCAGAAATCCGAATTCTATGGAGGGAAGTTCCTCAACGCGGCTTGCTGTGAGCCGGCAGAACTCGTCACGTAAGGAAAAAGCGTTATGCCTCCTCCAGGCAGACAATAATGAAGAGGAAGAGTTTTAAATGAAagctaattatttttttcaggagGAGCCTCCACCAGAAGTAGAAAAGACCCATACCTTGGGTCGTGGTAAAGACATCGCAACAATAGTGAACGCTgccaaagaagaagaagagaggAACGGTTTCGAAGATCTGCCACCTGTCGTACCAAGGGATCCCGAAGAAAGCAGGAAGAAGGCGATGAGCTACAGGAAGAAACCGAAGAGATTGAACAACTTGGAGGTCAACAGCGATGATGAGGCTGATGATTCTGATGAGGATTTCAAGGGATCCAGGTAGGTCTTTGCATGACAATTTGTCAGCGGACGTCACTGTAACTTTGAAGTGAGATGTCTAAAATTGGAGATTTTAGAAGTGGTCAGctttcttggattttaatggtattgctGATGCTCTACTTGAACTCCGCATCTTCCGTTTATGTTGCTCATGTCGtttttctgtcaatgtcgttttgaggttaaataaagaatgaaaaatCGGATAAACGACATTtgacagaaatgaaaatttcatattgatgctgttgattggtcaattcttAATATGGCGCCACCTGgagaaagaaaagaaataccCTATACTATACCCTCAACTTCAAATGGAGactaaacaaaatcaaattgtccaaatatatttcaaaatttcatatttcaatttcaaattggggataatcaaattcaaattgggactAAACGAATCTACACCAAAGTTTGAGAAAAAATGctctatatcaaaatgaaagatccagaatattttcaaaataacattattgaatgttttttacagATAGAAAAAGTGAAGTAACGAATTCGCATAGAAATTAATGTTGTCCCAATTAGAATTTGATTATCCCAATTTGATTGtggcagccaatcaaaaacgggACCActcttgtcgccactgtgttttattaagtcactgtattGACAGCCATCTGCAAGGCCATCTGTGCCATTATTTTCTGACGTTTTCATTTTTGTTAGCTCTGAAGGTACCGAGGAGGAAGACTACACTGAAGATTCGGATGATAGTTTTGTCGGAAAGAAAAGTTCTCGACCAGTAAGACGCTCCACAAGAGCAAGGACAACAAGATATGACGCTGATTTCAGTAAGTTATCCCATAAATATATTCTATTAACATTGCCAaactaataatgataataataattgtttaaACCATTGAAAATCCAATTCACACGGTTATCGAATAATTTTTCCAGTCAACGATGATGACAGCGATGATAAATCttcgaagaaaaagaaaaagaagaggtATTTCTCTGATTCTGAATCTTCCATCAGTGACGACTGGAggggaaagaagaagaagtaagTCTTCTCGTGTTTCAATTGATCGAAAGATTAACGTTGTGTTAATTTTAGGTCGAACAAGAGGTCATTCCACAAgaaatccaagaaaaaaaaggttttcgatGATTCAGATTTGGAAAATTACAGGAAGAAGAAACCAAAAATTAAGTACGGTATGGATAGTGAAGATGACACAAAAGGAAGAAGAACAAGAGGAAAGAAGACAAGCTATTTGGATACGTTGGGATCAGATAGTGAAGAAGTGagtgaagatttttttttatttcaattattcatttattcctgtCTTTTAAGCAGCAacgaaataaaaattctaaataaaatatcattttcaaatattctaaacTGAATGATATCCACCAAGTTTCAACATTATAGGATGACCTactgaaacttgaaattttgtaaacaataactcatttttttttcatcaaaatgttgCTGCCTATATGCATTTGAGATACTTGacttcaagaatgaaaaataacaacGGCTGGTAACAGTCATTCTGTTGAATGCTCTCGTAGGacaaaattttccataatttgacCCAACATATTTCTCTGTTGATTCTACCCTCTAATCGCAACATCGAAAGTTTTGCTTCTTCACTTCCTTGCTTAAGTTAAAATGAGCCTCATCACTTGTATAGAGAATAGCGTTTTATTTCTTGTCGCAAGATAAGTTGTATACATACTTGTTATTTAGTCTCTTGGACGATGAtcagtgatttttttcaatagctATTTGATACGGTGAAACATAATTCAAATTAGGTTATGTATGTTGAAATGTAATCATAACTTTTAAAACTGTAAATTTTCCTCAGGAAactctgaagaaaaaaataaaggaCAAGAGTGATGACGAGTATGTAGCAGAGGATGATGACGAAAAAGAAAGTGAAGAAGAAGCTGAGGTCGAGAAGCCTAGTGGTGATGATgacgaagaagaagatgaaataaacaacaagaAACGTTGTTCAGAAGATTCTGATTCTGAAAATGAGGCCCTTGtgattaaaaaaatcaaattgaagaagaaaagaacAATAATGGATagtgaagaagaagaggaagaagaggTTGAAAAGGCTGTGGAATCTCCTGAACCGGTTAATAAGCAAGAAGTCGACGatgaaaaatgcaaaaaacCTGAAGAAGACAAAGAGGTCGAGAAAGAAGTACCAGAAGAACCAAAAATCTCGCCAAAATTACCAGCGGTGCAACCCAATGAGTTACAGAAACCAGCCGTTCTCCCTGGTCTGAATGTAGAAAAGCTGAAAGCTTGCGGTATCACCGTTACAAAAGTCGCTAAAGATATTGCTGGTATGCCACCCAGTGCGGACAACAAAGAAACGCCCGGTAAGCTGATCGAGATCGGCGCTAAACCAGTGATACCAATCTTAAACCAAAGAAGCGGTCGGACTCTTACTCCAGTCAACTTGACAAAAATAGACAAAAGATTGGACGAACTGGATGAAGAAGAAGTGGAGGAAATGATGGAAAACGAAGAATACGCCAACAGGCAACTGGAACTGGCCGCTATTCAGATCAGAGAGGCCAAAAGATTAAAACAGGAACTTGAAAAAAAGAATGCCTCTCAACCGCCACTAGCCATGTTGAAAAAACCGGTTGATATACAAAAGAAACCGAGCAGTGGTAGATTCTTCAACATGAAACCGCCCCAGGAGTCCATGTTGGGCAGTTCTTCCTCCCTCGTTATGGACAACGACGACGACAATGACGAATTATCTGAACCTCCAGGTGTAACCCTACCTATGTTCTCAGAACTCGGATCCATGAAAGTCCACAACCTCTCTAAATCCAACAATTCCAACAGGAGTCCTATGAATCACACACCACCTCCTCCGTCGAGTCCCAGTAGGGCAGTTCCAGTGTCTATGCACAATATGCCTATGGGACCGTCCCATCCTTTATCAGGAAACATTCCGATGATGCCTCCGAATTCTTTTGGATCTCACAGACCACCCGGTATGATGCACCAGATGAGGCCAAATCGTCCCATGGGAATGAGAGGGAGCAATATGCTCCCCATGATGGGTCCCAGGGGACCTATGGATCCTAGAGGGCCTATGGGGCCAATGGATGCCAGAATACCTATGGGACAGATGGATCCCAGAATGTCTATGGGACAAATGGACCACAGGATGCCTATGGGACAAATGGATCCCAGGGGACCAATGCCGCCAATGGAGTCAAGGAAGCCTATGCCACCAATGGAGTCAAGGGGGCCTATGCCACCAATGGAGTCAAGGGGGCCTATGCCACCAATGGAGTCTAGGGGGCCTATGTCATCAATGGAGTCTAGGGGCCCTATGCCCTCAATAGAAACTAGGGGACCTATGTCATCAATGGAGTCTAGAGGGCCTATGCCACCAATGGAGTCTAGGGGGCCTATGTCATCAATGGAGTCTAGGGGCCCTATGCCCCCAATAGAAACTAGGGGACCTATGTCATCAATGGAGTCTAGAGGGCCTATGTCGTCAATGGAATCTAGAGGGCCTATGCCGTCAATGGAGTCTAGAGGGCCTATGCCACCAATGGAGTCTAGGGGGCCTATGCCACCAATGGAGTCTAGGGGGCCTATGCCACCAATGGAGTCTAGGGGGCCCATGCCACCAATGGAGTCTAGAGGGCCTATGCCATCAATGGAATCTAGAGGGCCTATGCCATCCATGGAATCTAGAGGGCCTATGCCATCCATGGAGTCTAGAGGGCCTATGTCATCCATGGAGTCCAGAGGGCCTATGCCGTCAATGGAGTCTAGAGGGCCTATGCCATCCATGGAGTCTAGAGGGCCTATGCCATCAATGGAGCCCAGAGGGCCTATGCCATCAATGGAGTCTAGAGGGCCCATGCCCCCGATGGAGTCGAGGGGGCCCATTCCCCCAATGGACCCCAACCATCAGAGTATTAATGCCTCTTCAATGGGCGTGAGTTTGCCAGGAAACATTCCTAATATCGGGAGAAATATGAATCTTCCTCCGATGAGTTCTAGTTCTTCGATCAGCAGTAGCATACCTATGGGAACTAGTGCGCCTGTTCCCATAAGTTCTATGGCCCCTTCGGGTACGAATCTTTCAATGAGTGCATTGTCTTCTTCAGTTTCTGCCGGTCTGAACATGACGATGGGTTCGAACGCTCATATCGGAGCTAGTGGTGGCAGTTCGAATGCCAATGCCGGTTCTGGTCCCGTGCACGGAGCAAATCCAGCTTCCTCGATTAACGACAGTCCAGATGGCACCCCCAAAAAGCGCAGAGGAAGAGGTAAACCGATTTCAATAGGttaggatgttttatttttatataagagaaacttatttattttttaagaatttttttggacgaaataccaggttaaatattattctgGGTATTCCGTGTGCACCGAGTATTCCATATGGAAGATTAGTAAATGCCTGGTTATAACCGACAACACTGTACACTTAGTATTCCTCTCGGAACTATGATCACAGTGGAGAATATCTTTATATAACATAATTTTAATATCACCTGCGATAATTATTAGTGATtgctttcaaattaaaaataaaaacgactgcgaatatgaaatgaatttcaaattcataGGATATAAGAGTTATATATTTATCATTACATATTTCAGGTTATAAAAGTAGAGTTATATTTTAAGCCGCAAATGATCCATCTATTTTGAGGAATCAGttaatgaggaaaaattaatgTGCGGTGCAACAGAAATGAAAGATTTAACTCTAGTTGAAAAATAATCTTGCATTAAATTCTTCGGTGCACACGATGGTAGTATACTAATCCTAAAGAAATTATACTAACACCATTGAATGACGATAAAATAATAGGGCAATGCTGACAATGATAACGCAACTGACAAAtgattcttctcgaattttatgATATAAGTTCCAGAATGGAAACATTTGTTTCATAATCCGAATACTGATAGTCTACTTCCTTGCTGAAACTTGCATTGTCTAAATTAGAGTCTTTCATAATCACCTTCTTAGATTGCGCGAATAAATTTGAACGGCGTTGTCCTACTATATAACTCTCATACaatcaatatttcaattatgaCATAATCAATGTCATTATGACTGCCAAGATGTTATGATGCACTCTGGACCACCTCTTTTCAAAATCAGCTCAGTATCAACAAACCCTcttgatctttcaatttttgtatgGTTAAAGTTGAGACGCTTGTAACACAGATTCGAATTTCAGGAAAGGGCAAGAAGACCTTGGCAGCTGAGGCTGCCGCTGCTGCAGCAGCAGCAGCCGGCCTTCCTGCTTCAGAAGCGGCTAAAACTGGCAACAATAAACCTCCACCAGCTGCCAACATAGAGATAGCCAGTCCACCTCAGCCTTTCTCTCAGAGCCAGCCTGCTCCTTCTGTCATCACGAGGATGCTGCAGACTTCCCCTGGCAAGGGAGCGTTTCCGGTTGGTAGGATTCGTCCTAAGCAGTTTGCAATGATGCAGGACAGCGACGACAACGAGAGTCCCAGGCCTGCCGAGACTCAGGAGAAGGATATCTCACCACATCCTGCTCCAGTGCCTCATGGTAATCATCCTCAAGGGCACTATGGTGAGTCAGTTCTTAAGTTTGACACTAGAACAGCCAGTAATACATGGTGTGCctctcacaaaaaaaaaagtgtaacGCTCATTAGGAAAATAATTTGCTAGAACGACTTAACAAATAACACTCTGAAGTTTCTTACCATAGTTGAGAAACGCTCTGTATATATGTGTTTACATGTTTCACTAAAAACTTTTGCATCAAACGATAGTAGACTTCCTCCTTCTGTAACTACATAAAACTAAAGAATCATTTTATTATTACAGGTCCACCACCCGGTCAGTATCCACCAAACTACTATCCGAAGGAGGGGCAACAGCAGCCTCCTCCCCATAGCTATCACCATCAGCGACCAGCCCCGCCCCCAATGCATCCATATCC carries:
- the LOC123675949 gene encoding titin-like isoform X1, translated to MASEAEASCESDPNFAIICAFLEKFGELCGIGTIDFIELQNMLENNLEVPLELMNLHIKLLRKTKKNVTVERWERALVNMCHSYSSKDAWEIERFGYKKTRLQVKLRALKELLEMQFDYNTKFKNEVNKMSAGSLRAQPLGRDKLGRAYWFQTDNNYQIRIYKEDPDEETWHLIAKDREGLLSLINELADGDSKLSSDSALNEDSNSLSEKPFLDTGQSDNSNETKSKDNDNSDGIKSEEKDVPNSEQKSDKDDCKNTEFRQETLHNEDVQANKAAVMTDKDEEFCDDVDEEEEEYEDEEEEEPGEADIKEEVKRPILRIKALSELMEKPKESRKANFLPDFPELTIIKKPKLDSSQITITKVPKGPPMQKEIKVSPAIESPVMIIKGSGSGADNKSCNIIVSQEIEEPVMYVSGSGSGNDCQSGNENKSAEQEVEINPIVDEEIEEPVMYIFGEGSGEHCLAGKETYEEIIVSEEIEEEVMYIYGEGSGCDSQTGNEKEQTTTPETDKSKNSDACTLQTSKLNTSEAPHKVPIDSVNIDTIIDSKTESEIPDKSEKQKEENASPVKMQFFFGPGSLNIKPNPLLNTSASEDETEKPDSNNGSVLEENKEKKEANGEYQGAGDNVEIEEKVGDISGQEENKVPSSKCSESPDTEQKTENNKTEETNKNDSVHEEIEEENSSFKEQVETVGEKDEPEEDEANVREELINAKIVEESENDKSEEANSETIESSQTNELSLKQENSKEDEQTSKEAETLKEVESSEENVQQKTNSTEGDNTEGSEKEEDKITEPEKTEESPQKDEVDESTKDKKDVEECKSVTGDVTVEDKEDESKELKKGGESEATDDKTFGIQETQKNIGDTEDASDETEGAGDKIEQTEVDKEKKDDEDKEEIKVTEPVEEKEEEKSKTQGPPSKRKRGARKTAASNDSIIEEDMHPRKKIPVEKKKTGPQKAAEEKDDDIEGNDKKEVTETRSIRQTRNTRSAAVPTPVVAPRPKGRPKKVTAKATKSDEADSPAPLESVTIIDTDNSNTAGENPEKDPLAVSEEEADNAQQATPSITGFSFDYNPSSPAVEEPKRSLRKRGRESLEVEAPEKEIKRPKTKGKRLLGQTLRKSVEERRQQVGEASSDENDLPKKGTKAKGLKKAPAKKKMSTPSVSDSDNASQKSEAKVKRGTKTTRLLKNLGVKDEDMSSIADSTAPVRQSRRIAQIKIKEEATRRRVDDDDGSSKKKKKKSDDKDFKVGKRKRIEEEVKPAPTPPMVVEKKRKKKNKHQKISIGWKSSSEDSCDYSCQDEEEVSEYEEHHEEEPLQFKSDHEFSPESDLECDEPLPLKRARTVRKEESDDEPDEEFPCQKCGKSDHPEWILLCDKCDNGWHCSCLRPALFVIPEGDWYCPSCQHETLKENLSQKLIEYDKLMVKKEMEDRRKERLAYVGISLNNVLPAKDKKEKKSHKSSESDESSRGNTPSASEESDSDEPIYQLRQRRQAHSYKFQDYDDLINSALQEEPPPEVEKTHTLGRGKDIATIVNAAKEEEERNGFEDLPPVVPRDPEESRKKAMSYRKKPKRLNNLEVNSDDEADDSDEDFKGSSSEGTEEEDYTEDSDDSFVGKKSSRPVRRSTRARTTRYDADFINDDDSDDKSSKKKKKKRYFSDSESSISDDWRGKKKKSNKRSFHKKSKKKKVFDDSDLENYRKKKPKIKYGMDSEDDTKGRRTRGKKTSYLDTLGSDSEEETLKKKIKDKSDDEYVAEDDDEKESEEEAEVEKPSGDDDEEEDEINNKKRCSEDSDSENEALVIKKIKLKKKRTIMDSEEEEEEEVEKAVESPEPVNKQEVDDEKCKKPEEDKEVEKEVPEEPKISPKLPAVQPNELQKPAVLPGLNVEKLKACGITVTKVAKDIAGMPPSADNKETPGKLIEIGAKPVIPILNQRSGRTLTPVNLTKIDKRLDELDEEEVEEMMENEEYANRQLELAAIQIREAKRLKQELEKKNASQPPLAMLKKPVDIQKKPSSGRFFNMKPPQESMLGSSSSLVMDNDDDNDELSEPPGVTLPMFSELGSMKVHNLSKSNNSNRSPMNHTPPPPSSPSRAVPVSMHNMPMGPSHPLSGNIPMMPPNSFGSHRPPGMMHQMRPNRPMGMRGSNMLPMMGPRGPMDPRGPMGPMDARIPMGQMDPRMSMGQMDHRMPMGQMDPRGPMPPMESRKPMPPMESRGPMPPMESRGPMPPMESRGPMSSMESRGPMPSIETRGPMSSMESRGPMPPMESRGPMSSMESRGPMPPIETRGPMSSMESRGPMSSMESRGPMPSMESRGPMPPMESRGPMPPMESRGPMPPMESRGPMPPMESRGPMPSMESRGPMPSMESRGPMPSMESRGPMSSMESRGPMPSMESRGPMPSMESRGPMPSMEPRGPMPSMESRGPMPPMESRGPIPPMDPNHQSINASSMGVSLPGNIPNIGRNMNLPPMSSSSSISSSIPMGTSAPVPISSMAPSGTNLSMSALSSSVSAGLNMTMGSNAHIGASGGSSNANAGSGPVHGANPASSINDSPDGTPKKRRGRGKPISIGKGKKTLAAEAAAAAAAAAGLPASEAAKTGNNKPPPAANIEIASPPQPFSQSQPAPSVITRMLQTSPGKGAFPVGRIRPKQFAMMQDSDDNESPRPAETQEKDISPHPAPVPHGNHPQGHYGPPPGQYPPNYYPKEGQQQPPPHSYHHQRPAPPPMHPYPPHHSQPPMEQPPMNQPPLGMSEAPPSMGQYSGPPPPSKSPYEGMPPHRPPYPNTNPGYNYDYNVPPPVMGDERVSPNYDNPSTYPDQYDSTSTNLDTSVKNMEEEPSGEFGGLVSYFSSQHEDELEQ